The sequence TCGCCCCAGTACCGGTCGCGAGCCATTCCGGACAAGCGCGAGCAAGAGGAATTTCGCGCGTGGCGTTTTCCGGAAGAGGTAGAGGTCGATGATAAGCGAGAATGAACTTAACGCCGCGATCGCACACGCGGCCGAGCTGCTCGAAAGGCATTGCGCCGAATATCGCGCGGAAGTGCTGCACAGTCCTGGCGCCTGGCACCGGCGCGCGAAAGAGTTGGCGGAAAACCTTAGCTTTTTGTGCTTCTGCCGCGATTATCGCCTGCCGCCGCCCCGGCAGTTGCCGCCCGAGTCGAACCCGAAATTTCCCCCGCCGCCGCCGAAGTTTCGGAGATGAAAAGATGAGAATCGTCCAAGTCTACACGGGTGATCACTACAACGATCTGCGATTTGACGTCGAGATTGCCAATGTCGTGTTCAAGCGACTGGCCCTGTACTCGACACCGGAAGGCAAACTAACCGTTCGAATTGATCACGGTCGCGCAGCGCAGTGGATCGGTGATCCGGACATCAATGCGTTGATAGCCGCGCAAGCGTTGGAAGCATGGCAACCGCGACTGAAAAGGCGGCAAGAAGACGAACGCGCCAAGAGCGCCTGAAAAGAAAACCCCGCGTTGGCAGCGCGGGGTTCTGTAACCTTGTGATCCGCAGCGTTGGAGGCTGCAAAATCAATGACCGATCAATACCGTGAAAACGTTGCTGTGGCAACTAGCAATTTCGATCCCACCGCTATCCGCACCCATTTCTCGCATCTGCACCACGCCGCAGCCCGCGCCAACGTCCCCAACGGTAAACTGTGCCTAGCGGTCTACGGTGAGGACCCGGACACTGGCGAGCGCGTCACCAGCGTGCAGCATTTCGCCATCGGTGACCATGAGGGCATGGCTCAGGCCGCGATGCAATTCGATGGCATGCCGCATCACAACGTTTATGCGCCGCTCGTTGTCTTTAAGTCTGACGTCGAACCGGGCACGCGCGCCGAAAAGGATATCGCCGCGGTATTCGGCTTTGTCATCGATGGCGACTCGGACAAGGGCAGGGCCGCCCCGACATCACCGCTGCCGGCCGATTGCATCATCGAATCGAGCAGCGGCAATTTGCAACACTTCCTATTCCTTGACCGACCGTTGCCGCCCGATGAGGCGAAAGCGTTCGGCAACGCCATCAAGCGCGCGACCGGCGCCGACGCCGCGAACGATATCGGACACGTGTGGCGCGTTCCCGGCGCGCTGAATTGGCCGAACGCGAGCAAGCTAAAGCGCGGTCGATCGCGCGAGCCCCAGCCCGTCACCGTCAAGCAGCCTTGGGACAAGTGGACAGGCGTTGCCGACCTGCGCGCCATCCTGGCACCGCATTGGGAAACGCCGCGCGAACGCGCCGCAGTTGCAACGCCGCGCGGAAAAGCCTGCCCCGATAACACGCGCCGCGCGCTGGATTGGATGATAGAGAACAACAAAATCACCAATGACGAGAGTTGGCGCAAAGCTGGCATGGCATTGCGTGACGAATTCGGTGACGATCCCGGATTGAGTCTTTTCAGCCGCATCTGTCACGGTCGGACCGTCGACAAATCGGCGTTCAACCGTTGGTATTCGTACACTCCCGGTGACGGTATCGGAATCGGCACGCTGCGGCACATGGTCAATGAAGCCGGTTGCCCGCACACGATCCGGGATAAAATCGACTGGACTCCTGCAATTGCCAACCTGCCCGCCGTGGTCGATGCAGCGCCGCGCTTCCTGTTCGAGACGCTGTCAGACCTCCGCCGCTTGCCGGTCGCGAAGTGGCTTGTGGACGGATGGATTCCCGAACAGGGAGTCGGGTTGTTCTATGGCGAATATGCCGGCGGAAAATCCTTCATCATTTTCGATTTGATTCTGCATCTGGTTTACGGCCTGCCCGAGTGGCACGGCACGAAATTGCCCGGCCAACCGATCGACGTCCTGTATATCGCCAGGGAGGGCGCCAGCGGTTTCAGGGAACGCGTTGACGCGTTCAAGGCGCATCACGGCATAACCGCTGATACCGATCGATTGATATTCATGCGGTCGCCCGCGAACCTTGGCGACGCCAGCCAGTTCGAGGATCTGAAAGCAGCCGTTGCCGGCGCCGGTCGCGCGTTCAAAATGGCCGTGGTCGACACGGTCGGCCGCGCGTTGCCGGGTGAGGATTTCAACGAGGGAAAATCCATCACTGGATTTATGGAGCGCCTGCAGCAATTGGGCGAGATCGGCGGAGGCGTCGCCGTTGGCGTCCATCATGTCAATAAATCTGGCGAGGCATACGGTTCGGTCTATTTCGGCGCATCGTCCGATTTCATGTTCCTGGTCGAGCGCGACGGCGATCCGAAACGCGATCCGCTGCGCCGTGGTCGGATCAGTTGCGCAAAGATGAAAGACGGCCCGGACGGATGGTATCGCTTGGTCGAATATCAGAGCACCGGAAATAGCCTTGTCGTGGCTCGCCTGAATGAGGGGATCGCAGGGTTGGCTGGCGGCAAACCGAAAAAGCTGACCAACCACGACAAGCTGGCGCTGCAGGCGCTCGGCGAGGCGCTTAAGGCGGTAGGACAGTCGCGGTCGGAAATGGGTGGCGCGCGGTGCGTTACAATCAATGAATGGCTGGACGCCTGCTTCAAACACGGCGGAGTGTCACCCGACGCTGCCAAGCCGACGCGAGATTTGCACAATCGGCAAGTGAACCTGATCGCCGAAGGCATCATCCTGGTCATTGACGGATTTGTCCGAATTATCGACCACGGGGCAGGAAAGGCTCCGCCGCCGGTGTCGAATATTCCGGCCGGTCAATTACCGCTCGTTCCGGTACGCTGAAATGGTCGGACAAGGACAACAAGGACAACCCCTATGGGTGGTTGTCTTGTCTGTCCCTCGTGTCCCTGGACATTTGTCCGACATTTGTCCGACATTGTCCTTTGTCCCCTGTGTGTGCGCCCTCGTTATGTTGACAATAAACATAAGCGATTTCAATAGCTTAAACGAAAAATACTTGAGATCAAGTCGTGACGTATGGTCCGTCCCGTGCTCTGATGCACTGGTCGCAATCGAGCGGCACTTCAACAAAAGGTTGACAGTATGAAAATGAAAAAGCCGGACATGGATTTTGTGACGCGGACGACGATGGCGCTCGCGACCGAGCTGGACGACCGCTCTGTGCTGCTTCCGGAGGAACGGGCGAAGGTGCAGGCAATCCTCGCTGAGCTTGGCGTTCGAACGCCTTATCCGCCGGTCGCGGACGATGCTTGAATCGGGCGAACACAATCATCAAAACATGCTGGGATTCGGCCCGGTTTGCGCGTCATTCCGGGCTGAACAACCGAATATCTATCTGTTAGTCTATAAAAAATACAAATAATATCAATAAGTTATATTGTCGTGTTGCGCCGGTGTTGCGTAAATCTGTTTTATGCGATATGGTACAAAAATCCGCAACATTCTCACCCACATGCGCAGAAATCCCGACATCCCCAAACTCAAGCCCGGCGCTGGCCGGTGTGGCGTATGCCTTTCGCCGCACGGGCGCGATGCGATCGACCTGGCCATTGTGTCCGGCCATTCCTACGCCAGCATCGCACAGCGCTTCGGCGTTCCGGCCAGGAGCGTTGCCGCCCATGCCAAGAACCACCTGACGCCGCAACAGCGCGCCGCTCTGCTCACGGCCGCAGCGGCCGATGACAGCGGCCTTGGATACGACAAGCTTGCCGACGTCGAGCGCGAGGGCGTCCTGGCGGCCGTCATCAAGCAGCGCGCTCGCCTGTTCATGCTGGCCGACCAGTGCCGTGACGGCGGCGACGTGACGGGCGCCATCGCGGCCGAAGCGGCGATCGGGCGCAACCTGACGCTCGGCGCCAAGATCATCGGCCGGTTTGCTGCCACCCAGATCAGCCATACGCATCAGCACGTGTTGCTGAGCGCTGACTACCTGTCGTTCCGGAAGCGCCTCCTGGCCGCACTGGCCACCATCCCCGCAGAGCACCGCCAGACCGTTGCGGCCGCGCTGCATGCGGGCGAAGCGGAAGCGGCCGCACAGATAGCCCCGCCGCAGCCGGCCGCCCCAGAGCCCATAGAGGCGGAATTTGTGGAAGTGTCCGCCGAGCCTGAATTGCCCCCATGCCCGGTGCCATTGCCGCGCTGTCCGGTGCCGGCGCCCGCATGAGCATCGCACTGGACATCGCTCGCCTGGTCGACCCGAGCCTTTTCGCCTTGGACTGCGGCCTGATCGCTGAGGGGTGGCAGTCGGCATGGCTACGGAAGCGCCCGCGGAAGGTTGCCGCGTCCTGTAGCCGGCAGTCAGGAAAGAGCACCACGGCCGCCCTGATCGGCCTGCAAACCGCCGTCTCGATCCCGGGCAGCCTTTCCGTCATAGGCGGCCCAGCACAACGTCAGAGTTCGGAGTTTGTGCGAGCCATAAAAGGGCTGCACGACCGGCTGTCCCGCACCGACCCGAACACGCCGTGCCTGGTCGGCGACTCCGTGACTCGGATTGAGCTCGAAAATAAATCCCGCGTGATCGCCCTTCCAAGTGACCCCGCCACGGTAAGGGGTCTTTCGGCCGTGGCCTGCCTGGTCCTCGACGAAGTTGGATTTATCCCTGATGCCGGCGACATCCTGACCGCGCTGGCCCCGATGCAGGCCGGCGTCGAGAACCCACAAACGATCCTTCTCAGCACACCGAACGGCGACAAGAATTTTTGGCACGACCTTTGGCACAACGGTGACCCGTCCTGGCATCGCATCGAAGTGCCGTGGTGGAAATCGAAACGGCTCAGTGCCGACCCGCAGTTTATCGAGGATCAGCGCCAATTGCTGGGCCAGCGGAAATTTAGCCAAGAATTCGAGTTGGCCTGGCTGCCGTCCGAAGACGCCGCCTTTGATGTAGCCGGCATTGACGCAATGTTCGACAACGACCTGAAAGGACTCAACCTGCTATGCCCACGCTAGCCGAGATGATCGAAGCGTCGAAAGATCGAGAAACGAATGACGCACGTCTACCGGGTGATATTCGAGCCCGTCAAATCAATATGCCCACGCTAGCCGAGATGATCGAAGCGTCGAAGCAACGCAAAGAGAGCGAATCCCGTCTACCGGGCGACATCCCCGCCCGTGAAATCGATCGCTGGGTGCTGTCGGTTGACTTGGGGAAGCTCTCGGACAACAGCGCGGCCAGCCTCATCAACCATGTTGTGACCGGCACGGGCCAATGGCTGGACGATGTCAAAAAGCAACGCTCGCGCGAGAAAGAGCTGATCGTCTATCGCGTTCTCGACCTCTACAAGATCCCGCTGAAAACACCTTATGCCACCGTCGCCCGCGAGACGCGGGAAGCGCTCAAGCGGATTGAAAATACGCTTGGCGTTAAGCCCCGCGTGGTGGTCGACTCAACCGGCGTCGGAAATGCCGCCTTAGAATTCTTCGACGCCGAGATGCTCTACCCGCACCGGATCACCATCACGGGCGGAAACGAACTCATCAAGACCGACGGCCGGTCGTGGTCGGTGCCGAAAACGTTGCTGGTCGAGCACTACGAAGCACTGGTCGACGCCCGACAAGTTCATGTGATCGGCGACACCGACGCAGCGAAAGCGTTCCGCGATGAGGTCAAGAATTTCGAGCGGCAATTGACGTCGACCGGCCGGCCCACCTGGAACGCGGCGCAATCGCACCATGACGATTTGCTACTCTCGGTGATGCAGGGCTGCTTCTACGTGGCGAACCAG is a genomic window of Bradyrhizobium sp. CB1717 containing:
- a CDS encoding AAA family ATPase, with translation MTDQYRENVAVATSNFDPTAIRTHFSHLHHAAARANVPNGKLCLAVYGEDPDTGERVTSVQHFAIGDHEGMAQAAMQFDGMPHHNVYAPLVVFKSDVEPGTRAEKDIAAVFGFVIDGDSDKGRAAPTSPLPADCIIESSSGNLQHFLFLDRPLPPDEAKAFGNAIKRATGADAANDIGHVWRVPGALNWPNASKLKRGRSREPQPVTVKQPWDKWTGVADLRAILAPHWETPRERAAVATPRGKACPDNTRRALDWMIENNKITNDESWRKAGMALRDEFGDDPGLSLFSRICHGRTVDKSAFNRWYSYTPGDGIGIGTLRHMVNEAGCPHTIRDKIDWTPAIANLPAVVDAAPRFLFETLSDLRRLPVAKWLVDGWIPEQGVGLFYGEYAGGKSFIIFDLILHLVYGLPEWHGTKLPGQPIDVLYIAREGASGFRERVDAFKAHHGITADTDRLIFMRSPANLGDASQFEDLKAAVAGAGRAFKMAVVDTVGRALPGEDFNEGKSITGFMERLQQLGEIGGGVAVGVHHVNKSGEAYGSVYFGASSDFMFLVERDGDPKRDPLRRGRISCAKMKDGPDGWYRLVEYQSTGNSLVVARLNEGIAGLAGGKPKKLTNHDKLALQALGEALKAVGQSRSEMGGARCVTINEWLDACFKHGGVSPDAAKPTRDLHNRQVNLIAEGIILVIDGFVRIIDHGAGKAPPPVSNIPAGQLPLVPVR
- a CDS encoding terminase; translation: MPGAIAALSGAGARMSIALDIARLVDPSLFALDCGLIAEGWQSAWLRKRPRKVAASCSRQSGKSTTAALIGLQTAVSIPGSLSVIGGPAQRQSSEFVRAIKGLHDRLSRTDPNTPCLVGDSVTRIELENKSRVIALPSDPATVRGLSAVACLVLDEVGFIPDAGDILTALAPMQAGVENPQTILLSTPNGDKNFWHDLWHNGDPSWHRIEVPWWKSKRLSADPQFIEDQRQLLGQRKFSQEFELAWLPSEDAAFDVAGIDAMFDNDLKGLNLLCPR